The Anguilla rostrata isolate EN2019 chromosome 2, ASM1855537v3, whole genome shotgun sequence genome contains the following window.
GATTGATGTGGGGGAAATTGTGCAGCCAGTAAGTCCACCAAGGTGCGATGTAGTCTACCCGTGCAGTAGACATCCCTGTTTTGGCGAGTGGAGCTAGCTACCGACTTTTCTTCTTCCCCCGTCTATTGAAGGCAGCGAAAGCGCAGCACAGTCCCTCCAACCAGCCCCGTCCGTAAccattcaaacaaaacaatgcatttagCTTAAAACCCTGCTAGCTTGCTAAGTAGAGACAAATTTGCTGAAAGAACGCGGAAGCAGGATAATCACTTCTGTCCGTGCAATAACGCCGAGGAATGCTGCACGGGAGAAAATTAACTAATTATTCCGATATCCCATCGCTTCGTTTCGACAACAGCCATCCTTCTACTTGTCAAATCGTTCACCCACTGCGCTCCGCTCAATGCTCTTTTGAAACTGCCTTCTTTCTCGGGAGCGCGCGCGAATCAGGGCACGGGACAGAGCTTTGAGAAAATGTGAGTGGAGCGCGCCGATGGGGATGGCGATCGCTCGTTCGTACCTTTAAAACAGCCTAGTATTAAAAAGGAGAGTGGAGCTGCGCTGTCATTATTCTCCCAGAATCGTTGGAAGAGTCTAATGTAATGTCAAACCACTTTGcaataaagaaatgtaaaggTTTGATCACATTAGGCGGATATTATTGCATATTCAGGTCGTGTTAAATCAGTGGATCTTCCACACTCTCAGTCGATTGCATACCATAGACCGTGGAAGCATATACTGGTGCTAAACTACTGGGATAACTACTGTAATCGACGGCAAAGGAAGAACAGTGTGACAAATCTTCTCGCCAGAGAAAGGCAGAGTCATTTTTCAGGAAAATTGTTTTAAGAAATACATGGCCTACTTTGTAAGCCTAGAGCTGAACGGCAATTTCCATGATATATTTAATGGGCAATAAATAATCCTATTCTAATTCTACTTGTGTAGCCTCGTTATTGAATAACTGTGCGGCGACAATTTCTCACTGAAATCAGACGCTGAGATCAAaatattagtaaaaaaaaaacaaacaaacaaacaaacaaaaaacaacaaaaactatttttttttttttaaattgcaaaacCGGCCTAGTGGACTTAAATTACATGTTCCAGCAAGGATTTACATCAGTCACAGAGAACCCTTTACCCCTGGAGTGACGGACAGCTTGTGCACTCATGTCAGCCGGTGGAATTGTTAAACAGTTCGGTTTTTGGAGGTCAGCAAGACACATGTGCCGTAGACTTTTCTCCTTGCCCCCAAATGCCTTCCCTGATCAGCGGAACACTCTAAAACGTTGGGGAAAGACCACGCTGTCATCTGTTCTAATATGCTAATCTCAAGCGCAGCCTTCATCCGATACCTTTACTTTTTATATCGCATATTTCACTGTTGATTTGTCGTCAAATTGTAAATTCAACAGCCTACTCCATGATTTATAGTCCGTTTATTTGAAAACCACAACGTGTTAATTAGTCACCAAATGCGCTGTTTTTGGAATTTTCAAATATAGTAACAGTCATCGGATAATTTTTAAGTCATAAGAATTGCATACACTTCATGAAAATAATATGAAGTCCGTGAACTGCGTACATGTGCGGGAAAGGCCGAAACGCAACTGAAACTCCCGCAGTCATAACGCAAGCCTGACACCTTATGGAAGATATCGACATTACACTCTAGTTAACACGGCTAAATactttcatgtttaaaaatatgaattattcataGAATATTGCGTTCCCGATTCGCAGAGGACTGGCACAGGTATGGTTCAATGTACACATCTTACTTGCATAAGATATGCTTGTGCATCTGTGACGGGCTCATACAATAACGTTAAGGCCATGCTATCCATAAAATTACGAATTAGTGTTGCCTTAGCACCAAGACTACCCTGCTTTTACATATGCAATGAACTATATTACTATTTTTGTTTAGGAATTGAAAATGACAGAGAACCATTCTTGAAGTGGGCCATATCCCAGTCATTCAcatgatctgacattttagctataTTTGTTGATAAGCACATGAATTACAGCtgacaactttttttctgttgctatATCGGGGGTGCCCAATCTTACCAAAAAAGAACgcatgtgggtgcaggttttggaCACCTGagtcaactaattaactaatcatggtcttcagtgaAGAcctgataagtagaatcaggtgttgtaaCGCTAGGTTAAAACAAAACCCTGCACCCACATTGGcctttttcagataagactgggcATGCCCATGCCATGCCCTATATCCTATGcttttctgttgtgtaatttacaAGTGAATCAGCTCTGGCATCTACACCTAGTTATGTggttgttgaaaacacacacaaaaaagccccTGCTCTGGACCTTATACAGGATGCCAATTAGTTCCTTTGGCTGGTAAACTTGAGTCTTTAAGCTGAGGGAGCTAattatctctgtgctgtgtagaCAGCTAGGACCGCAATTGAGAAACCTGCAGCAGCCCTATCACTACATTCTAATGTTTGATTTAAGGGGTCCCAACTCATATGGGCCACAGcatctgctgatttttgttttcatcttaatatcagcaaccaaCTCAGACCCAGGAAAACAGGTGTAGTTAGTTGTGTAATCAGCCactttaattgatcaaataCATGCTGAGGTGGCGGCCTCGGATCTAGTCCAGGGGTGCGCGTACAAGAGCCAACCCCTTTCACGatctcctgtaggttttcatttcaaccctaacttGGCACACCCGAcagctaattagcagctcggtGAGATCTCcggctgttgaatgaagtgtgatTTGTGAGGGTCGGAATAAAAAAACCTACTGGACAGTaaatctccagaaacagggttgttTGGCactggtatagataatgaatggacaAATGAATATCTTGGGCTGACATTTGTTTAAGCATCGACTACAGCTGCAGAACCacaagtgtatcctaaagattttatgtgctgaagtacaggagtgaaccagtgtagTTTATTGAGCTGTCAGAGAACTAAAACtgaggtaattggttggaacaaaaagcagcaggcagaccggccctccaggactggagctgtgCACCTCTTGTCTAGTCAAATGAAATTTATTTCCGCTGGATTTTCACAAGCAATGGGTACATTATTTGCTTTTTGGAGAATTTACAGTCCTCCTCTCCCAGTGTGGATGGAGGACCCTGGAATCTGCCACTTGAGACACTGGCTGCAATCACTTTGGAGAACCCTGGGGCTTCTTGGCTTTGAAGCAGCAACACACAAGAAGCTGGTGGctaatggagggaggggggatggtcCTCATCATACTTCTGCATAAATCAGACCTCAGGTGGCATTCACTTAGCTCAAGAATACACGTAAAGAGCAGACCCTCCTTGTTCACCCCCAATGTCCCCTATTTGGACAAAGCTTAAATGCCTACTTACAACAGGAGGACCATCAAATACAACAGCAGAAGTATTTGAAAGTTTTTTACCCGGGTCTTCAAAAGGGTGCcaataaattttcatttttcttaacaAAATGAGATCCACAGGCCCGTGCTTGCTGCTTGTTTGACGTGAGGGCGAGGGTTTGGGCTGGATTACGTTGCTCATTTGGATACAATTTAACGAAGTGGAACCAAACTTAGCACTGCAGCTGCCAGCAAGGCGCTTCGAGGGGAATTGTACTTTGTGTACATTATGTAAAGTAGCGTTTGCTATCGGCATTAAAACAAATTGATTTCCAGCTTGCATCacagctaaaaaataaaaaaaaatccttcaaaTATATTGAAATCAGGAGTCAGATTTTCGGTATCTCTGAACCACCATCTGTCGATGGGCCTTTATCAAGCTTGGGAACTAGCTTCATCcattattaattcataaaaCGTGCGCAGCTAGTTTCCACTACTGAAGCTATAAGCGGTTGAATCTCACGCCAGTGCCAGTTAGGGGCCTGGCTTTCTTCTCCACGCAAAAgaccaatttaaaaaagaaaaaacagcctcATCCCTGAAGCTCCATAGAAATACCCCCTTCAGATGATTCATATTAGGCGTTGGCCTATATTGACAACAAGAGGCTTTGTTCTGCTCTCTACCATCACACTCAACAAGCTGTGTTCTCCAAGCTTTCCAGATCACCAGCTCACTGCGAGATAACAGGTCTTCTGTAACCCACTGCGTATAAAAATGCAAGCCGACATTGCAATCGGACACAAAATTACGTTTGTAATGCGTGTGAAGACCTGTGCAATGTGACCGGCAGTGCACTGAACAGGTGGGGCTGACTTTAAGATGTGAAAATGCTATGGAAAACATTAGCTGCTTTCTTCCCCACACACCACCCGAGACTCCCTTTGAGAAGAGTTACCGTGCCGATTCCCCTGGCCCAAGGCGCATGACTGAGGTGTGCCATTTGACGCACGTCCTTAACGCAGGCAACTTAAGCCAATTAAAATCAGAAAGCTTTTGCGCACGATGTGGAAATCAGCCTTCGGTTTCGCATTAACAAACGAGTCGCAGAGCGACGTGGCAGTCCGGAGGGTAGCCGCCTCTCGGCCATGTGCAAGGggaacccctcccctccccccaaagtGAACAGGGATCTGACCATCCCACCATTGCGTCCTCTCAGCTGAGGGCCCTCCCGTCACCCGCTCTGTGCTTTCTACTAGCCCGAATAAagctaaaaacacaaaaggaggGCAGAGAATCACAAGCTTTTCATCTTTTtgaagtcaattttttttttccccacgtGCAGACAGgcttaaaataatcaaatggaTAGACTGTCGGAACACACAAGTGGAGAGAAAACACACTCTCTGACTGCGGTTTATAACAAGGTTTGAGTCCCTTTGGCGGCTCCCCAAGAGCCAATGACGACAGTCTGAACTAGTGCCTATTGATCAAAACCACAGTCCAGGATAAGTGCCCCATCAaagcattcatttcattcacagCCTTTATGAAAGTGTTCCCCCCAATACTCTAATCAAACCTCTACTAGAATCAATGACATTTCACCTTGAACtattttgtaatgaaaaaataaaaccaattctTAACTAcacaggggaggggaaaaacaactcagtaaaaaaaaaattctgttttgataacttcaaatgaaataatttgcaCTTCCATTCTCGTGGAGCAGGGACACATTTCGGGGTTTACTATTAAATGTTCCACTCGGCGCTTGCTGTGGAGCAGGACCGCATTGATTAAATGAAGTAAGCCAATTGTTCCGCTCAGGTCGGCAGCGCCGCCGCTGAATAGAAGCTGCTGAAGAGCGGAGGATTGCCCTGTGCTTTTAATTAAACCCCCCAAACATCGCCGCCCACCAAACTGGGACGGGAATACTAATTTAACTGGGGTCTCAAAAACGGTCACCCTGCCTTGAAAGACCGAAAGGGCTCCGTTTTCCTCGAGACAAAAAAAGGTTCAActaccaaacaaacaaaaggaaaagacaaggattttttttttttttttttacttttattacaaCACGTTTTCTGTACACTTCGATGGTCTTCACTTCAGTTCCTTTACAGCCAAACCTGTGGAGTAAAGTACATATCCATTAACTCAGATTACTTTCATTAAAACAAGTTTTTACAGATTACATCTTTAAAAGGTCAGACATAATCCCTTTTGTTACAGCTCCTTCCCAGCCCAGGAGTGCACATTATGTATTAGAAAGGGTGCTATAGGCTGCTATATGACATTGGtgatgcatttatttctgcCAATTGAATGCTTTTGCCATGGGAGAaagcttttgattggttcaaagtAAGTAATGGGTAGCTTCATCCTGCATGGAGTTGATGCAGTTTCTCCAATAACTGTCATGCAGTATTGTGGTTTAGACGAGTAGCCAGcgttaaaaatgaaatcaaactaaaacaaattTTCTTGCAGTTACCCCGACCACAGACAACCCATTAAAGGAATGTGCAGCACTTCTTACTTTAGTCTAATTTAATTCCAGACCAAACTCAATTCCCTTTCATTAAGTAAATGCAAATGATTTCTAAGTCCAACTTTCCACTTCACCTCAGTCTAGTAATAGTCTACGAACACACAAGTAATACAGACATGTGATTTACACTACAGAAGTTATGAATCATTACCATAGTGAATGTTAGTGAACCGGTGGAACTAAGGCTCCTGGATGAATCGGAACATAGCACTTGGTCCATCGTTGCTCTAGCAAGCGTGTAATGCACAACCGGCATGGGAACTGGCCTGTTGTGTTTGGACAACTTGCGTGGGGTGGCAGACAaataaaacccccccccccagccttaaAATGTCTCGTGCGGACTCGAGGTGCCACTTCAGTCAGGCGCCCCGCTCCCCAAAAGTGTTTGCGGGCAGGAATAtcgcagggagagagagagagagatgtatggGCCTGCACATTTGGGCTGCACTGAAGTAGACAGAGAACCCTAACGGATATGCATTCATCGTCTGACCTCGAGCTGCAGCTTTTCgcacaggaaaaataaagtaTCGAAACCCAGCAAACTGACTTCACTGACTTCCAGGATCTACAAGTTGCTTTCACCAACTGCCTGACTCCCTTTGGCTATTACAGGGATATGattttcacaaaattaaaaGATTCTTGCATCCTCAATGTCTCAGCGAGAGGCAGAGGATGTGGGTTTGCCATAAGTGCACATCAAGAGCTTCTTCCACGACGAAAAACCGTAGAAATATTGAGAAATAGCCAAACATTTGCGGCCCCAAAAACGTGAGCTTTAAACACAGAGTTGAAAAGGCAGCCGTTAAAAGCAAACTGTGACTTATAAAAGAGTGCAGAAGAGTGCCATATGACGGGGAACACAGAGGACAACTTCAAATCCGCAGGGAACCGTGGTGCTGGAGTGTCAgtgaagtgtgttttttttactttcataaATGGGTGAACTGTTCCCAACAAATTGATTTACACGCCCGCTGCTCCACAGCCTGTGGTCATAAGAACGGTGGTCTCACCTGGGGGAAGTGACTGCTTGAGCTTCTCGGCCTTCTCCTTGTCGGTGATGACCAGCGTGTACAGGTACCTACTGCAGCGCACCTTGAATTTCACATTGTCCTTGTTCTTCTTGATCTTGACGGCTGTGCAGGCAAAAACGGGCAGAGTTGAACACAcgagcgggtgggggggtggggggggggatctttgATTTCTTCAATTTTACGAGGCTGTCAAGTTAGAAACATCGCAACCGTTGGCGCAGAGCATAGGTGCACAGTGGTCGCTAGTCAACTGATGCTAGTCAACTGTCAGCGGTTTACACATGGGTGGGTACAAATGGCTAGCATCACTTGACTTGTGCTTGTACACCTCGAAGACTTTTCAGTTATAATTGTTAGTGAACCGGTGGAACTAAGGCTCTAGAATGGGTCAGAGCTTAGCACTTGGTCCATCGTTTATTCTAGCAAGCGTGTAAATGCACAATTGGCATGGAAAGACCAGTCGTGTTTGGACAACTTGCGTGAGTCACAATCGATCACGATGAGTGGCTAGCAAGATTTCAGAAGCATATCAGTGGTTAACACTGACATTAGACAACAAGTTAGCTAACTAGTAAGCAAGACAGCCAACATTACAACAGGCCCTAAGCTGACAAGATCATTGCTCACTACAGCTAAACACAAGCAGTTCGACTTGGAAATCTGTCATTATTAGTACATACATTAACAATGCATTCGACCCAAAGAAACTTTAACAGTAAAGGACACgaagagagacgagagagacgcactcacgcacactcagagCATGTTTCAAGTCAATGATGGGTTGCATTTGTCTCGCTGACATTCCTCCCCTTCCTTGGCACTGTGAGTTTTTAATCTCACAAAGTGCCAAAGAATGCCTACATGGTGTAGAAATTAAGCAAAAAAGCCTTTGTACTATCACTTGCACGAGACAAACATGGAACAAATATCACTTACATTTGGCATCCTTCCTCCTGGCCGTGAGCAGGAAATCTTTGATTTCTTCAATTTTACGAGGCTGTCAAGTTAGAAACATCGCAACCGTTAGCGCAGAGCATAGGTGCACAGTGGTAGCTAGTCAACTGTCAGCGAACTACACACGGTTGGTACAAATAGCTGGCATCACTCAACTTGCGCTTGTATACCTCGAAGACTTTTCATTTGCAATTGTTAGTGAACCGGTGGAACTAAGGCTCTAGAATGAGTCAGAGCTTAGCACTTGGTCCATCGTTATTCTAGCAAGCGTGTAAATGCACAATTGGCATGGAAAGACCAGTCGTGTTTGGACAACTTGCTTGAGTCACAATCGATCACGAGTGGCTAGTAAGCCAACAATGAAACTACAGAATCACAGACCCGTGGCGTTATGCATTTCAAATTAAGAATAATTTCAGAAGCGTTTCAGCGGTTAACACTGACATTAGACAacaagttagccagctagcaagcAAGACGGCCAGCATTACAACGGGCCCTAAGCTGACAAGACAATTGCTCACGACAGATAACCAGACAGTCAGACTTGGGAATCTGTTACTATTAACATATGAATTAACAATGCATTCGACCCAGAGTAACTTGGTAGACAGGACGATTAAAGTTTAATTTTACCCAACATAAACGCTAACGTGCTCGCTAGTCAGCTAGCCACCATAGCCCTCAACCGGCCCTCAACCGGAGCAGGCCATGTTATGCAAACGTTCTTTAAATAAGCTTGCTGGGTACACTGACTTCATTAACACTGCATATGCACTGTAAAGGAAATACTCGCATGCATTAACGCCAAAAGATTCAAACACAAATAGCTTCTTACCATGTTGCTGTGTTGGTTGAACACAGGAAGCCTacaagagagaaagcaagatgGAGTCTGTGTATTGCTTACAATAATTGCTTTAAAAACTAGACGCGGCACAGAAAATACGCAATATGCTTTGATTTAGAGTTTGAAGTGTGTGACTTAACCATTATGGACAAATAATTGCCATAAAAACCTTAGATGGACATAGATTTAGATTGATTAAATATTGCAATTGAGGACAGCGTTACTCACACAACTTGCCAGCGAGGGGTGAAAGGGGCGGGACTTCCGTATCAATTTGGTTTATGAAAGACGTACGGAAACACAGGACGTCCAAACTTCTTCAGTCGACAATGAGACAATGAAAATcgattttttaaagaataattttttgttcattgaagGAAATTTTGCTGAAATGAGCTGAAGCGGAAACCGTTTCAGCGTATTATTTCACACCAAGTCATATGTTTGTTATTCACAAATTTGCAGGTTGATGACTCTAAACATAGGTATGTTTCAGTTctggttttacattttaaatatctacCTATTGTTTAACTGAACATTGTATTCCcaaataaagctgaatattTATGGTCTCCTCCTTTTGAAGATTGAAAATGGATCTATGTATgatctgtattttaatgtaGGAAGCTGAAGTAGGCTATATGAATTGTTTGTGTTCCAAATTTAGCTTCCCAATAATATTCTGGC
Protein-coding sequences here:
- the rpl38 gene encoding 60S ribosomal protein L38, whose amino-acid sequence is MPRKIEEIKDFLLTARRKDAKSVKIKKNKDNVKFKVRCSRYLYTLVITDKEKAEKLKQSLPPGLAVKELK